The Urbifossiella limnaea genome has a window encoding:
- a CDS encoding urea ABC transporter substrate-binding protein, giving the protein MSVAGGTPAPAVERPRSRRKFLVAAAVLGVGLVAGVVGLLSGSRGQSPPEKPGDTARVEPTNPPVSVPPGTPTPVAPPTGPPIRVGILHSRTGTMAISERPVIDAALLAVDEVNEAGGVLGRPVEAVVEDGESDAATFAARAEKLIAKDRVSVVFGCWTSASRKTALPVFERHDHLLFYPVQYEGLEQSPNVVYTGAAPNQQIIPAVRWCVTALKKKRLFLVGSDYIFPRTANAIIRDQAAELGAEVVGEEYVPLGGGDVAEVVRKIATARCDAILNTINGDSNVAFLRALRAAGLTPDRVPTISFSISEEELASLGAKTVVGDYAAWNYFQSVDRPQNHAFVRRFQARHGPQRTISDPMEAAYFGVHMWARAVREAGTDAPGRVRDAVRRQSYDAPGGVVRIDPETQHTSKVFRVGLITSDDSRFRVIHESPGPVAPIPYPNTRSKAQWDKFLQDLHDGWGGRWEPPGVR; this is encoded by the coding sequence GTGTCGGTCGCCGGCGGCACACCGGCTCCCGCCGTCGAACGCCCCCGGTCCCGCCGGAAATTCCTCGTCGCCGCGGCCGTACTCGGCGTCGGCCTTGTCGCGGGCGTTGTTGGTTTGCTCTCCGGGTCGCGGGGGCAGAGCCCGCCGGAGAAGCCCGGCGACACTGCCCGCGTCGAGCCGACGAATCCCCCGGTTAGCGTGCCGCCGGGAACCCCCACCCCGGTCGCGCCGCCGACGGGTCCGCCGATCCGGGTCGGGATCCTTCACTCCCGCACCGGGACAATGGCGATCAGCGAGCGGCCCGTGATCGACGCCGCCCTCCTCGCCGTGGACGAGGTCAACGAGGCCGGCGGGGTACTGGGCCGGCCGGTCGAGGCCGTGGTCGAGGACGGCGAGTCGGACGCCGCGACGTTCGCCGCCCGGGCCGAGAAGCTGATCGCAAAGGACCGCGTCAGCGTGGTGTTCGGGTGCTGGACGTCGGCGAGTCGCAAGACGGCGCTACCGGTCTTCGAGCGGCACGACCACCTGCTGTTCTACCCCGTGCAGTACGAGGGCCTGGAGCAGTCGCCGAACGTGGTCTACACCGGGGCCGCCCCGAACCAGCAGATCATCCCGGCGGTGCGGTGGTGCGTCACGGCGCTGAAGAAGAAGCGGCTGTTCCTCGTCGGCTCGGACTACATCTTCCCCCGCACCGCGAACGCGATCATCCGCGACCAGGCGGCCGAGCTCGGGGCCGAGGTCGTCGGGGAGGAGTACGTCCCCCTGGGCGGGGGGGACGTGGCGGAGGTGGTCCGCAAAATCGCTACCGCCCGGTGCGACGCAATCCTGAACACGATCAACGGGGACAGCAACGTCGCGTTCCTCCGGGCCCTCCGCGCGGCCGGCCTGACCCCGGACCGGGTGCCGACCATCTCGTTCAGCATCTCGGAGGAGGAACTCGCCAGCCTGGGTGCGAAGACCGTGGTCGGGGACTACGCCGCGTGGAACTACTTCCAGTCCGTCGACCGGCCGCAGAACCACGCCTTCGTCCGGCGGTTCCAGGCCCGACACGGGCCGCAGCGCACCATCTCGGACCCTATGGAGGCCGCCTACTTCGGCGTCCACATGTGGGCGCGGGCAGTGAGGGAAGCGGGGACGGACGCCCCCGGACGGGTCCGGGACGCCGTCCGTCGCCAGTCCTACGACGCCCCCGGCGGGGTGGTCCGCATCGACCCGGAGACGCAGCACACGTCGAAGGTGTTCCGGGTCGGGCTCATCACGAGCGACGACAGCCGGTTCCGGGTGATCCACGAGTCGCCCGGCCCGGTCGCCCCGATCCCATACCCGAACACCCGTAGCAAGGCCCAGTGGGACAAGTTCCTCCAGGACCTCCACGACGGCTGGGGCGGCCGGTGGGAGCCCCCGGGCGTGAGGTGA
- a CDS encoding transposase: MLFGGVFERFLEESPLSVMSRATIEHALSASALDALFDRTAERGYTRELLFSTTVDLMTLVVGGKALHVQAAYRHLRDRVPVTLKCVYDKLRNIETGVSAGLVAHVSGRCEGLITALGGGCKSLLPGYRVRVLDGNHLAATQRRLGVTRGHTAGPLPGQSLVVLDPALMLVTDIVPCEDAHTQERALIDQIVPLVRERDVWVADRNFCTAEFLCEVAARRAYVVIRRHGNLSVEAEAGYGAEVATDRGWVGERRVWVCWGGARLVRLRQVRVRLRAPTADGDAEVEILTNLPAKVPAKKVAEIYLKRWKIEGAFHELTVALNCEVNTLGYPRAALFGFCVAVAAYNVLAVLKAALRAVHGEKKVQEEVSGYYLALEWAMVYAGMMIALPASEWEAFGPMPSPELAGHLREWAGKVDLGRIKKAPPRKPTRTATRRIKDKSPHVSTARLLDEGKKTRQAKVSRNP, encoded by the coding sequence ATGCTGTTCGGTGGGGTCTTCGAGCGGTTCCTAGAGGAGAGCCCGCTCAGCGTGATGTCCCGGGCGACCATCGAGCACGCCCTCTCGGCCTCGGCCCTCGACGCGCTGTTCGACCGGACCGCCGAGCGCGGGTACACCCGGGAGTTGCTGTTCTCCACGACGGTCGATCTGATGACCCTGGTGGTCGGCGGCAAGGCCCTCCACGTCCAGGCCGCCTACCGGCACCTGCGGGACCGCGTCCCGGTCACCCTCAAGTGCGTCTACGACAAGCTCCGGAACATCGAGACGGGCGTGTCCGCGGGGCTGGTCGCGCACGTGTCGGGCCGGTGCGAGGGGCTGATCACCGCGCTGGGCGGGGGGTGCAAGAGCCTGCTGCCGGGCTACCGGGTGCGGGTCCTCGACGGCAACCACCTGGCCGCCACCCAGCGGCGGCTGGGCGTCACCCGGGGGCACACCGCCGGCCCCTTGCCCGGGCAGAGTTTGGTCGTGCTCGACCCGGCCCTGATGCTGGTCACCGACATCGTCCCGTGCGAGGACGCCCACACCCAGGAGCGGGCGCTGATCGACCAGATTGTGCCGCTGGTGCGGGAGCGGGACGTGTGGGTCGCGGACCGCAACTTCTGCACGGCGGAGTTCCTGTGTGAGGTGGCCGCCCGGCGGGCCTACGTCGTCATCCGACGCCACGGGAACCTGAGCGTCGAGGCCGAAGCCGGGTACGGGGCCGAGGTCGCGACGGACCGGGGCTGGGTGGGCGAGCGGCGGGTCTGGGTCTGCTGGGGTGGGGCGCGGTTGGTGCGCCTGCGGCAGGTGCGGGTGCGGCTGCGGGCGCCGACCGCGGACGGGGACGCGGAGGTGGAGATCCTGACCAACCTGCCGGCGAAGGTGCCGGCCAAGAAGGTGGCCGAGATCTACCTCAAGCGGTGGAAGATCGAGGGGGCCTTCCACGAGTTGACAGTCGCCTTGAACTGTGAGGTGAACACCCTGGGGTACCCCAGGGCCGCGCTGTTCGGGTTCTGCGTGGCGGTGGCCGCGTACAACGTGCTGGCCGTACTGAAGGCGGCCCTGCGGGCGGTGCATGGTGAGAAGAAGGTGCAGGAGGAGGTGTCGGGGTATTACCTGGCGCTGGAGTGGGCGATGGTGTACGCGGGGATGATGATCGCCCTGCCCGCGTCGGAATGGGAGGCGTTCGGTCCGATGCCCAGCCCGGAGTTGGCCGGCCACCTCCGCGAGTGGGCGGGCAAGGTCGACCTTGGGAGGATCAAGAAAGCGCCGCCCCGGAAGCCGACGAGGACGGCGACCCGACGGATCAAGGACAAGAGCCCACATGTTTCCACGGCCCGGTTGCTCGACGAGGGGAAGAAGACCCGTCAGGCGAAAGTCAGCCGGAATCCGTGA
- a CDS encoding WD40 repeat domain-containing serine/threonine-protein kinase, translated as MPPAPRFTMTEREVFLAVLDLPDPAARAGYLGQACAGDAALRGRVEALLRSHEAIGTFLAVPAVTPPDPAHTRSVADRLTATGGGSTTLAADPPSAGDRYVLGEEIARGGMGVVYRAADTVLGREVAVKVLGNRYGASSAAARRFADEARIAAQLQHPGIPPVHDLGTLPDGRPFLAMKLIRGRTLDYLLANRPDPAHDRGRFVAVFEQVCHALAYAHSHHVIHRDLKPSNVMVGAFGEVQVMDWGLAKVLSGAAPAGGDAAATAAEAEMEVRSLRDSDGTFTQAGSVLGTPAFMPPEQALGVVGKIDRRSDVFGLGAVLAVILTGEPPFAGGSAESLRLRAAQGLVGDCFARLDACGADPELVALCRRCLAPRPESRPADADEVARAVAALRVAAEERARQAELDRVKAVGERAAAEVKAAEQRKRWRVQVALGVTALGLVAAAVLGVALNSLWQRAEWAKEVAVSERGKAEEAQGTAERARDLAIQAEGVAERAREAEAAAKKDAEREREKLAVFEYGRAVEVAHQEWRGNSVSTTLAILAGSRKDLRGWEWGYLHRLCQSDLLTLRGHAGVVSSASFSPDGARVVTAGMDRIARVWDANSGAGLVVFKGHTDGVRSASFSPDGSRVATAGSDWTARLWDAKTGVELLVLKGHAEGVTSASFSPDGARVVTASRDGTARVWDAKNGFAVLAVKGHADAVSSAAFSPDGSRIVTTSADQTARVWDATDGSARLVLKGHTGVASACFSPDGSRVVTGGYDRTARVWDVSTGAELLVIRCHSGVASACFSPDGGRIVTASVDTTARVWDATRGDEVLAFRGHTDGVRFAAFSPDGTRVVTASADSSARVWDARYGPEFLAIRAHADGVRSARFDAGGTRVVTTGKDGTVRAWDARTGAGVPNPGDHPDAVQPGAVGPDRARVITTNEDGTARVRDALTGAELLTLRGHAAGVLSAAFDSDGSRIVTASKDRTARVWDAKTGSGLAVLKGHVDEVTSAAFSPDGTRIVTGSEDTTARVWDAKTGAELLAFKGHADAVSSAAFSPDGTRIVTGSWDKTARVWDSRAFRDTRPPDAATTPTPRRR; from the coding sequence ATGCCCCCGGCCCCCAGGTTCACCATGACAGAGCGGGAGGTCTTCCTCGCGGTCCTCGACCTGCCCGACCCGGCGGCCCGCGCCGGCTACCTGGGGCAGGCGTGCGCCGGCGACGCGGCGCTGCGCGGGCGGGTCGAGGCGCTCCTGCGGTCCCACGAGGCCATCGGTACCTTCCTGGCCGTGCCGGCCGTCACCCCGCCGGACCCGGCTCACACGAGGTCCGTCGCCGATCGGCTCACGGCCACCGGCGGCGGTTCGACCACCCTCGCGGCAGACCCGCCGTCGGCAGGCGACAGGTACGTTCTGGGGGAGGAGATCGCCCGCGGCGGCATGGGCGTCGTCTACCGCGCCGCCGACACCGTCCTCGGCCGGGAGGTCGCGGTGAAGGTGCTCGGGAACCGGTACGGGGCCTCGTCGGCGGCCGCCCGGCGGTTCGCAGACGAGGCCCGGATCGCCGCCCAACTTCAGCACCCGGGCATCCCCCCGGTCCACGACCTCGGCACCCTACCCGACGGCCGCCCGTTCCTGGCCATGAAGCTGATCCGCGGCCGCACCCTCGACTACCTCTTGGCCAACCGTCCGGACCCCGCGCACGACCGCGGCCGGTTCGTCGCCGTGTTCGAGCAGGTTTGCCACGCGCTGGCGTACGCCCACTCGCACCACGTCATCCACCGCGACCTGAAGCCGTCCAACGTCATGGTCGGCGCGTTCGGCGAGGTCCAGGTAATGGATTGGGGCCTGGCCAAGGTCCTGAGCGGGGCCGCCCCGGCCGGCGGCGACGCTGCCGCAACCGCGGCGGAGGCGGAGATGGAGGTGCGCAGCCTGCGGGACAGCGACGGCACGTTCACCCAGGCCGGCAGCGTGCTCGGCACGCCGGCGTTCATGCCACCAGAGCAGGCCTTGGGCGTGGTCGGCAAGATCGACCGGCGGAGCGACGTGTTCGGGCTGGGCGCGGTGCTCGCAGTGATCCTCACCGGAGAGCCGCCGTTCGCGGGCGGGTCGGCCGAGTCGCTCCGCCTCCGCGCCGCACAGGGGCTGGTGGGTGACTGCTTCGCCCGGCTGGACGCATGCGGGGCGGACCCGGAACTGGTGGCGTTGTGCCGGCGGTGCCTGGCCCCGAGGCCGGAGAGCCGGCCGGCCGACGCGGACGAGGTGGCCCGGGCGGTGGCCGCCCTGCGCGTGGCGGCCGAGGAGCGGGCTCGGCAGGCCGAGCTGGACCGGGTGAAGGCGGTGGGGGAGCGCGCCGCAGCCGAGGTAAAGGCGGCCGAGCAGCGGAAGCGGTGGCGGGTGCAAGTGGCCCTCGGCGTCACGGCTCTTGGGCTCGTCGCGGCCGCCGTTCTCGGGGTGGCCCTCAACTCCCTCTGGCAGCGGGCCGAGTGGGCGAAAGAAGTCGCCGTGTCCGAGCGCGGCAAGGCAGAGGAGGCGCAGGGGACGGCCGAACGGGCCAGGGACCTCGCGATTCAGGCGGAGGGCGTCGCCGAGCGGGCCCGGGAGGCCGAGGCAGCGGCCAAGAAGGACGCCGAGCGGGAGCGTGAGAAGCTGGCGGTGTTCGAGTACGGCCGCGCGGTGGAAGTCGCCCACCAGGAGTGGCGCGGGAACAGCGTCTCCACCACCCTGGCGATCCTGGCGGGCTCGCGGAAGGACTTGCGCGGCTGGGAGTGGGGCTACCTCCACCGCCTCTGCCAGTCCGACCTTCTCACCCTCAGGGGTCACGCCGGCGTCGTGTCGTCCGCGTCCTTCAGCCCGGACGGGGCGCGGGTCGTCACCGCGGGGATGGACCGGATCGCCCGGGTGTGGGACGCGAACTCCGGGGCCGGGCTCGTCGTCTTCAAGGGCCACACGGACGGCGTGCGGTCCGCGTCCTTCAGCCCGGACGGGTCGCGGGTCGCCACCGCCGGTTCCGACTGGACGGCGCGGCTGTGGGACGCGAAAACCGGGGTCGAACTGCTCGTCCTCAAGGGGCACGCGGAGGGCGTCACGTCCGCGTCCTTCAGCCCGGACGGGGCGCGGGTCGTCACCGCGAGCCGGGACGGGACGGCGCGGGTGTGGGACGCGAAGAACGGGTTCGCGGTGCTCGCCGTCAAGGGCCACGCCGACGCGGTGTCGTCCGCGGCGTTCAGCCCGGACGGCTCGCGGATCGTGACCACAAGCGCGGACCAAACCGCGCGCGTCTGGGACGCGACGGACGGGTCTGCGCGTCTCGTGCTCAAGGGTCACACCGGGGTGGCGTCCGCGTGCTTCAGCCCGGACGGGTCGCGGGTCGTCACCGGCGGCTACGACCGGACGGCCCGGGTGTGGGACGTGAGCACCGGGGCCGAGTTGCTGGTGATCCGGTGCCACTCCGGGGTGGCGTCCGCGTGCTTCAGTCCGGACGGGGGCCGAATCGTGACCGCGAGCGTGGACACCACGGCGCGGGTCTGGGACGCGACCCGCGGGGACGAGGTCCTTGCCTTCCGGGGGCACACCGACGGGGTGCGGTTCGCCGCCTTCAGCCCGGACGGAACCCGGGTCGTCACCGCGAGTGCGGACTCGTCGGCCCGGGTGTGGGACGCCCGGTACGGACCCGAGTTCCTCGCCATCAGAGCCCACGCCGACGGGGTACGGTCCGCCCGGTTCGACGCGGGCGGAACCCGGGTCGTCACCACCGGCAAGGACGGGACGGTGCGGGCGTGGGACGCCCGGACCGGAGCTGGGGTGCCCAACCCCGGGGATCACCCCGACGCTGTGCAGCCCGGGGCCGTGGGCCCGGACCGGGCGCGAGTCATCACGACGAATGAGGACGGGACGGCGCGGGTGAGAGACGCCCTGACCGGGGCCGAATTGCTCACTCTCAGGGGGCACGCCGCGGGCGTGTTGTCCGCCGCCTTCGACAGCGACGGCTCACGGATTGTGACCGCGAGTAAAGATCGGACCGCCCGCGTGTGGGACGCGAAGACGGGCTCCGGGTTGGCCGTTCTGAAGGGCCATGTCGACGAGGTCACGTCCGCGGCGTTCAGCCCGGACGGGACGCGGATCGTCACCGGCAGCGAGGACACCACGGCGCGGGTGTGGGACGCGAAGACGGGTGCCGAGCTACTCGCCTTCAAGGGCCACGCCGACGCGGTGTCGTCCGCGGCGTTCAGCCCGGACGGGACGCGGATCGTCACGGGGAGTTGGGACAAGACAGCACGGGTGTGGGACTCCCGTGCGTTCCGCGACACCCGACCACCCGATGCCGCGACCACGCCGACGCCGCGCAGGAGGTGA
- a CDS encoding protein kinase domain-containing protein codes for MTEREIFLAVIDLPDTTARAAYVDRACGTDAVLRERVEALLRSHESAGSFLGTPVVAPPDLAHADTRAFTATPNTDEESAGVSADEPLSFLAPPGRADSRGRIGHHEVLEVLGQGGFGIVFRAFDVHLHRVVAVKVLAPRMAALSPARKRFLREARSSAQLQHENVVQVFEVGEQPLPYLVMEYVPGETLQQRLDRTGPLDVPEVLRIARQAAEGLAAAHAKDLIHRDVKPGNILLESGPRGRVKLTDFGLARAADDASISQSGIVAGTPMYMAPEQAKGEHIDFRADLFSLGSVLYVMCSGRPPFRASNTMGVLKRVAEDTPRPIREVIPEAPQWLCDIIAKLHAKNPADRFESAREVADLLAECEARLKANARTADFPRIAREKVKQTGRWRWAVAAGVLVCAAAAGISAYALTRPDWNTAGTPTPPAAGPGPSPERRDPDRDRKAAVYVLSIGGAVSVNGYELFGGFEQLPKTPFALTGVSLRDNAKVTDEGLAFFLGCRNLKSLDLAVTKVTDVGLGTFKECRDLTLLDLFSTSVGDTGAAHFKACKLTDLSLRSTRVTDAVGAFFGHSTELKLLGLGHTQVTEAGLAHFRNCTKLKHLDLDALPVGDAAVVPFAECKNLEVLHLGGTQVTDEGVAQFKQCKRLQYLLLRGTKVTAVGIDHLKAALPRCRIEWDGGVIDPAAPTFPDDEVRRVAALPAAEQVEEVRRELKKRNPNFDGTLNPTVENGAVTRLEFSTLEVADISPVRALTGLKELVCSGTDRMGKLTDVSPLKGMPLSFLDCNNNGQLADLSPLKGMPLKELRVQHTQVRELDPVAGSKLEHLNCSHTAVGDLAPLKGMPLVTLYLDDTKVTDLTPLRDMPLRLLNVRGVRLRADRDGAVIRSLGRLEGINGESPAEFLTQLNAGSIADE; via the coding sequence ATGACCGAGCGCGAGATCTTCCTGGCAGTGATCGACCTGCCCGACACAACCGCCCGGGCGGCCTACGTGGACCGGGCCTGCGGTACCGACGCTGTCCTCCGCGAGCGGGTGGAGGCGCTGCTCCGGTCCCACGAGTCGGCCGGCAGCTTCCTCGGCACGCCGGTCGTCGCCCCGCCGGACCTCGCCCACGCCGACACCCGCGCCTTCACCGCGACGCCGAACACGGACGAGGAATCGGCCGGGGTGTCCGCCGACGAGCCACTTTCGTTCCTGGCGCCGCCCGGCCGGGCGGACTCGCGCGGTCGGATCGGACACCACGAGGTCCTGGAAGTGCTCGGCCAGGGCGGGTTCGGGATCGTCTTCCGGGCGTTCGACGTGCACCTCCACCGGGTAGTCGCGGTCAAGGTGCTGGCCCCGCGGATGGCGGCCCTGTCGCCGGCCCGCAAGCGGTTCCTCCGCGAGGCCCGGTCCAGCGCCCAACTCCAGCACGAGAACGTGGTGCAGGTGTTCGAGGTCGGGGAACAGCCACTCCCCTATCTGGTGATGGAGTACGTCCCCGGCGAGACGCTCCAGCAGCGCCTCGACCGGACCGGCCCGCTCGACGTGCCCGAGGTGTTGAGGATCGCCCGGCAGGCAGCCGAGGGGCTGGCCGCCGCCCACGCCAAGGACCTGATCCACCGGGACGTCAAGCCGGGCAACATCCTGCTGGAGAGCGGCCCCCGCGGGCGGGTGAAGCTGACCGACTTCGGGCTGGCCCGGGCGGCCGACGACGCCAGCATCTCGCAGAGCGGGATCGTCGCCGGCACGCCGATGTACATGGCCCCCGAGCAGGCCAAGGGGGAGCACATCGACTTCCGGGCCGACCTGTTCAGCCTCGGCAGCGTCCTCTACGTGATGTGCTCCGGCCGGCCGCCGTTCCGGGCCAGCAACACGATGGGGGTGCTGAAGCGGGTCGCCGAGGACACGCCGCGGCCGATTCGGGAGGTTATCCCCGAGGCCCCGCAGTGGCTCTGCGACATCATCGCGAAGCTGCACGCGAAGAACCCCGCGGACCGGTTCGAGTCGGCCCGCGAGGTCGCTGACCTGCTCGCCGAGTGCGAGGCCCGCCTCAAGGCCAACGCCCGGACGGCGGACTTCCCCCGCATCGCCCGGGAGAAGGTCAAACAGACCGGGCGGTGGAGGTGGGCCGTCGCGGCCGGCGTGCTGGTGTGCGCGGCCGCGGCCGGGATCTCGGCGTACGCCCTCACCCGGCCGGACTGGAACACCGCCGGCACACCAACGCCGCCCGCGGCGGGCCCCGGCCCGTCGCCGGAACGGCGGGACCCCGACCGGGATCGCAAGGCCGCGGTCTACGTGCTGTCGATCGGCGGGGCAGTGTCAGTCAACGGCTACGAACTCTTTGGGGGTTTCGAGCAGTTGCCCAAGACCCCTTTTGCGCTCACGGGGGTTTCCCTCCGCGACAATGCGAAGGTGACCGACGAAGGGTTGGCGTTCTTCCTGGGCTGCCGGAACCTCAAGTCCCTCGACTTGGCCGTGACGAAGGTGACCGATGTCGGGCTGGGAACCTTCAAGGAATGTCGCGACCTGACCCTTCTCGATCTCTTTTCGACCAGCGTCGGCGATACCGGGGCGGCCCACTTCAAAGCGTGCAAGCTCACCGACCTTTCCCTTCGGAGCACCCGGGTGACCGATGCGGTCGGTGCGTTTTTCGGGCATAGCACGGAGCTGAAACTCCTCGGGCTTGGACACACGCAGGTGACCGAGGCGGGGTTGGCCCATTTCCGGAATTGCACCAAACTCAAGCACCTCGACCTGGACGCGCTGCCGGTGGGCGACGCGGCTGTAGTCCCCTTCGCGGAATGCAAGAATCTGGAGGTGCTTCACCTGGGCGGGACGCAGGTCACCGATGAGGGGGTGGCCCAGTTCAAGCAGTGCAAGCGACTGCAGTACCTGTTACTGCGCGGGACGAAGGTGACTGCCGTGGGGATCGATCACCTGAAGGCGGCGCTGCCGCGGTGTCGGATCGAGTGGGACGGCGGGGTAATCGATCCGGCGGCCCCCACCTTCCCGGACGACGAGGTCCGGCGCGTCGCGGCCCTTCCCGCCGCCGAGCAGGTGGAGGAGGTCCGCCGGGAACTGAAGAAGCGGAACCCAAACTTCGACGGCACGCTCAACCCGACCGTCGAGAACGGGGCCGTCACCCGGCTGGAGTTCTCAACGCTGGAGGTGGCGGACATCTCCCCGGTGCGGGCGCTGACCGGGCTCAAGGAACTCGTCTGCTCCGGCACCGACAGGATGGGGAAACTCACCGACGTGTCGCCGCTGAAGGGCATGCCTCTCTCCTTCCTGGATTGCAACAACAACGGCCAGCTCGCCGACCTGTCGCCGCTCAAGGGGATGCCCCTCAAGGAACTCCGGGTGCAGCACACCCAGGTCCGCGAGCTGGACCCCGTCGCCGGCTCGAAACTGGAACACCTGAACTGCTCGCACACGGCCGTGGGCGACCTGGCGCCCCTCAAGGGGATGCCGCTGGTCACGCTGTACCTGGACGACACGAAGGTGACCGACCTCACCCCGCTCCGGGACATGCCGCTCAGGCTCCTCAACGTCCGAGGCGTCCGTCTGCGGGCGGACCGCGACGGTGCGGTCATCCGGTCCCTGGGCCGGTTGGAAGGGATCAACGGCGAGTCGCCCGCCGAATTCCTCACGCAGTTGAACGCCGGGTCGATAGCGGACGAGTAG
- a CDS encoding ECF-type sigma factor → MPEVTRLLDAAAAGDRRAAADLLPLVYDELRALAAARMAVESPDQTLQATALVHEAYLRLVGPADACRWENRGHFFAAAAEAMRRILVDAARRRGREKHGGGLRRVELDGVAAVAPDPRDDLVALDAALTRLAAEEPQAARLVELRHFGGMPLAEAAHVLGVSPRTADRVWAFARAWLHRELTTDADRQPS, encoded by the coding sequence ATGCCCGAGGTGACTCGCCTGCTCGACGCCGCGGCCGCCGGTGACCGCCGGGCCGCCGCGGACCTGCTCCCGCTCGTGTACGACGAGTTGCGGGCGCTCGCCGCCGCGCGGATGGCCGTCGAGTCGCCCGACCAGACGCTCCAGGCGACGGCGCTGGTCCACGAGGCCTATTTGCGGCTGGTCGGCCCGGCCGACGCCTGCCGCTGGGAGAACCGCGGTCACTTCTTCGCCGCCGCCGCCGAGGCCATGCGGCGGATTCTCGTGGACGCGGCACGCCGAAGGGGCCGCGAGAAGCACGGCGGGGGGCTCCGGCGCGTCGAACTGGACGGCGTGGCCGCCGTGGCCCCGGACCCGCGAGACGACCTGGTCGCGCTGGACGCGGCCCTGACCCGGTTGGCCGCCGAGGAGCCGCAGGCGGCCCGGCTGGTCGAACTCCGCCACTTCGGCGGCATGCCACTGGCCGAGGCGGCCCACGTCCTCGGCGTCTCTCCGCGCACGGCGGACCGGGTGTGGGCGTTCGCCCGGGCGTGGCTCCACCGGGAACTGACCACGGACGCCGATCGCCAGCCGTCCTGA
- a CDS encoding tyrosine-type recombinase/integrase, whose amino-acid sequence MPRPASFPSYRHHKPSGQAVVTIRAADGGRRDVYLGAYDSPESRREYARVVAELAVVAVPDQVATPVTLDPSVDEVLHAFWRHAEAHYRRADGTPTNEISEYRQTFRHVRALYGPTPARGFGPLALKAVRQRMVDAGWSRRVVNARVGRVRRAFKWAASEELVPAAVPQALATVGGLQGGRTAAPERDPVKPVDPDHVRVTLPFLRPPVRGMVEVQLLTGMRPGEVCRLRPRDIDISGDVWVYRPGQHKTRHRGKAREVAVGPRARVVLERFTPADPDDYFFSPRRSVEAFRAERAAARKTPRYASHMARNAAVRVASPKRAAAERYTVPSYDRAVSRAVEKANIRRGQLAGVGNYDPVPHWHPNQLRHAHGTEVRRRYGLEAAQVALGHERADVTQVYAEKNLALATRVAAEIG is encoded by the coding sequence GTGCCCCGACCAGCTTCGTTTCCCAGCTACCGCCACCACAAACCCAGCGGCCAGGCCGTCGTAACAATCCGCGCCGCGGACGGCGGCCGCCGCGACGTGTACCTCGGGGCGTATGACTCACCCGAGTCCCGCCGTGAGTACGCCCGCGTCGTCGCCGAACTCGCCGTCGTTGCCGTCCCCGATCAGGTCGCCACCCCCGTCACCCTCGACCCGTCGGTGGACGAGGTGCTGCACGCCTTCTGGCGGCACGCCGAGGCCCACTACCGCCGGGCCGACGGCACCCCGACTAACGAGATCAGCGAGTACCGCCAAACGTTCCGTCACGTCCGGGCCCTGTACGGCCCCACCCCCGCCCGGGGGTTCGGCCCGCTCGCCCTCAAGGCCGTCCGGCAGCGGATGGTGGACGCCGGGTGGAGCCGGCGGGTAGTCAACGCCCGGGTCGGGCGGGTCCGTCGGGCTTTCAAGTGGGCTGCGTCCGAGGAGCTCGTCCCGGCGGCCGTGCCGCAAGCCCTCGCGACCGTCGGCGGGCTCCAAGGCGGGCGGACGGCGGCCCCGGAGCGCGACCCCGTCAAGCCGGTCGATCCTGACCACGTTCGCGTGACGCTCCCCTTCCTACGGCCGCCGGTCAGGGGGATGGTCGAGGTGCAGCTGCTGACCGGGATGCGGCCGGGGGAGGTGTGCCGGCTCCGCCCGCGCGACATCGACATCAGCGGGGACGTGTGGGTGTACCGGCCCGGGCAACACAAGACCCGGCACCGCGGAAAGGCTCGGGAGGTCGCGGTCGGCCCGCGCGCCCGGGTAGTGCTGGAGAGGTTCACCCCGGCCGACCCGGACGACTACTTCTTCAGCCCGCGGCGGTCGGTCGAGGCCTTCCGGGCCGAGCGGGCGGCGGCCCGCAAAACCCCGCGGTACGCCTCGCACATGGCCCGGAACGCCGCTGTGCGGGTCGCGAGCCCGAAGCGGGCGGCGGCCGAGCGTTATACGGTCCCGAGTTACGACCGGGCGGTATCCCGTGCGGTCGAGAAGGCAAACATCCGGCGGGGGCAGCTGGCCGGGGTGGGGAACTACGACCCCGTGCCGCACTGGCACCCGAACCAACTCCGGCACGCCCACGGGACCGAGGTGCGGAGGCGCTACGGCCTGGAGGCCGCGCAGGTCGCCCTTGGGCACGAGCGGGCGGATGTGACTCAGGTGTACGCCGAAAAGAACCTCGCCTTGGCGACGCGGGTAGCAGCCGAGATCGGGTGA